Proteins from a genomic interval of Lycium ferocissimum isolate CSIRO_LF1 chromosome 2, AGI_CSIRO_Lferr_CH_V1, whole genome shotgun sequence:
- the LOC132046583 gene encoding splicing factor U2af large subunit A, protein MQDYEGNGGEDIDNNNVSSPYSDTKSQRTSRDHEKERGSSRSREKEREKGRDKDRDRDRNRDRDRGKDRDKDRDRDREREKDRDRHHRDRHRDRSDRRERERTRDRDEEDLHRTRDYDRRRDNDKDREDRQRHKPSSRGRSEHRSRSRSRSPSKSKRISGFDMAPPASALLPGATDVAGQVPGTNPSIPGMFSNMFPLASGQFGALPMMPVQAMTQQATRHARRVYVGGLPPTANEQSVATFFSHVMYAIGGNTAGPGDAVVNVYINHEKKFAFVEMRSVEEASNAMALDGVIFEGGPVKVRRPSDYNPSLAATLGPSQPSPNLNLAAVGLTPGSSGGLEGPDRIFVGGLPYYFTESQIRELLESFGQLRGFDLVKDRETGNSKGYAFCVYQDVSVTDIACAALNGIKMGDKTLTVRRANQGTTQPNPEQESVLLHAQQQIALQRFMLQPGALATKVLCLTQAVSVDELNDDDDYQDILEDMRTECGKFGALLNVVIPRPNLSGEPTPGLGKVFLEYADADSSSKARQGLNGRKFGGNQVVAVFYPENKFSEGDYEA, encoded by the exons CGTACTTCTCGTGACCACGAGAAAGAAAGGGGCTCATCAAGAAGCAGGGAGAAGGAGAGGGAGAAAGGGCGTGATAAAGACCGGGACAGGGATAGGAATAGAGATAGAGACAGAGGTAAGGATAGGGACAAAGATAGGGATAGGGACAGAGAGAGGGAGAAAGACCGTGATCGTCATCACAGAGATCGTCATAGGGATCGGAGTGATAGGAGGGAGAGGGAGAGGACCAGAGATCGAGATGAAGAGGATCTTCATCGAACTCGAGATTATGATAG GCGAAGGGACAACGACAAAGATAGAGAGGACCGACAGAGACATAAGCCTAGCTCTAGGGGTAGATCTGAGCATAGATCAAGGTCTCGGTCACGGTCTCCATCTAAGAG CAAAAGGATCAGTGGCTTTGATATGGCACCTCCTGCCAGTGCATTGTTACCTGGCGCTACTGATGTTGCAG GTCAAGTTCCTGGGACTAACCCATCAATTCCTGGAATGTTTTCTAACATGTTTCCTCTAGCATCAGGCCAG TTTGGAGCTCTTCCTATGATGCCAGTCCAGGCAATGACACAACAG GCTACCAGACATGCTCGGCGTGTTTATGTTGGTGGACTTCCGCCTACTGCAAATGAACAG TCTGTTGCTACCTTCTTTagtcatgtcatgtatgcaatTGGAGGAAACACCGCTGGTCCAG GAGATGCTGTTGTCAATGTTTATATAAACCATGAGAAGAAGTTTGCCTTCGTTGAAATGAGATCTGTTGAGGAGGCTAGTAATGCCATGGCTTTGGATGGTGTCATTTTTGAG GGCGGACCAGTTAAGGTTAGAAGACCCAGTGATTACAATCCTTCCTTGGCAGCTACTCTTGGTCCTAGCCAACCGAGCCCTAACCTTAACCTGGCAGCCGTTGGATTAACACCAGGTTCTTCCGGAGGGCTTGAAGGTCCTGACCGTATATTTGTTGGTGGTTTACCCTACTACTTTACAGAATCACAAATCAGGGAACTTTTAGAGTCTTTTGGTCAACTTCGAGGATTTGATCTGGTTAAAGATAGAGAAACTGGGAACTCAAAAGGCTATGCTTTTTGTGTGTACCAGGATGTGTCTGTTACTGATATTGCTTGTGCAGCTCTTAATGGGATTAAGATGGGAGATAAAACTCTTACTGTTAGGCGGGCTAACCAGGGcacaacccaacccaaccctGAGCAAGAGAGCGTATTATTGCATGCACAACAGCAGATAGCTTTGCAG AGATTCATGTTACAACCTGGTGCGTTAGCCACGAAGGTCTTGTGCTTAACACAAGCGGTTAGCGTAGATGAGCTCAACGATGATGATGACTATCAAGATATCTTGGAAGATATGAGGACTGAATGTGGTAAATTTG GAGCTCTCCTGAATGTTGTCATTCCGCGTCCAAATCTTAGCGGTGAGCCTACACCGGGACTCGGGAAG GTATTCCTGGAGTATGCAGATGCTGACAGTTCCAGCAAAGCTCGGCAAGGGCTGAATGGAAGAAAATTTGGTGGTAACCAAGTTGTTGCTGTCTTCTACCCAGAGAACAAGTTCTCTGAGGGAGACTACGAGGCTTAA